In Chrysoperla carnea chromosome 2, inChrCarn1.1, whole genome shotgun sequence, the following proteins share a genomic window:
- the LOC123293757 gene encoding mite allergen Der p 7-like, which produces MNILKLPVFLIIVLLNIFQSNAIEILDNKNETASKRFGPQTRVDMNINNRVDAKLVALRTVLLQNGYDPLDIPDIEQSFEIRPILITYHGKLKLKKGWLQDMRTITRLGDAYVKIGIGQKQLARLSLVIPNLEFGFDYSAKFMHLGPTGSIIGNVKDIQIYLELYYYVIQDYYQLVYSDLYDIGVIDLKLSGNILTDPIANLFIGIVTNIVHETVVSVVNSTIYNVIDDINEILHPKLLH; this is translated from the exons atgaatattcttaAATTGCCAGTATTTTTGATCAttgttttgttgaatatttttcaatcaaatgcaattgaaattttagataacaaaaatgaaactGCATCCAAAAG atTTGGTCCTCAGACAAGAGttgatatgaatataaataatcggGTTGATGCCAAATTGGTTGCATTACGCACAGTGTTACTTCAGAACGGTTACGACCCACTGGATATACCCGACATTGAACAATCATTCGAAATT AGGCCAATTCTAATTACATATCacggtaaattaaaattaaaaaaaggttggTTGCAAGATATGCGTACTATTACACGTTTGGGTGATGCTTATGTAAAAATTGGTATTGGCCAAAAGCAATTGGCACGTTTGTCCCTAGTAATACCAAATCTTGAG tttGGTTTTGATTATTCAGCAAAATTCATGCATTTAGGACCAACGGGATCGATAATTGGAAATGTAAaggatattcaaatttatttggaattgtattattatgttattcaaGATTACTATCAACTTGTATATTCTGATTTGTATGATATTGG tgtaattgatttaaaattaagtggaaatattttaacagaTCCAATcgctaatttatttattggtatTGTCACGAATATTGTTCATGAGACAGTCGTTTCAGTTGTAAACTCAACGATTTATAATGTTATTGATGATATTAATGAAATTCTCCATCCAAAATTATTGCAttaa
- the LOC123291683 gene encoding uncharacterized protein LOC123291683 has protein sequence MNVSDKIDKKLAEVRELITSNGFDPLTLPDIEKEFEARPVLFKHNGKIKLTKGWMKQLANIKRSGDAILIPRLGTKQLIKCTIELVQVDFNYKYKLKMGLLYKRSGKIKGNMKHFKVYFEFYYDIVRKYVQIKKINIIDDGEITVKLTGHIITDGLFNKKVREIAEQLHQQIVDVIQQKINDSIDLINEKLKPKRGQLSQQEIDFQREIEKAYFSSFNTLYNSTDDAVNNQFNSSIEMPLEANSEY, from the exons ATGAATGTTAgtgataaaattgataaaaaactcGCTGAGGTTAGAGAATTAATTACAAGCAATGGTTTTGATCCACTAACTTTAccagatattgaaaaagaaTTCGAAGCG AGACCAGTGCTTTTTAAGCACAATGGTaagataaaattaacaaaaggtTGGATGAAGCAACTGGCTAACATTAAACGATCTGGCGATGCTATTTTAATACCTCGCTTAGGTactaaacaattaataaaatgcaCAATAGAATTAGTACAAGTTGAT tttaactataaatataaattaaaaatgggcTTGCTTTATAAACGGTCGGGTAAAATTAAAGGaaatatgaaacattttaaagtgtattttgaattttattacgaTATTGTTCGAAAAtatgttcaaattaaaaaaattaacatcatcGATGATGG tgaaattacagtaaaattaaCAGGTCATATAATAACCGATggtctttttaataaaaaagtaagagaAATTGCCGAACAGCTGCACCAACAAATAGTTGATGTTATACAACAGAAGATAAATGATTCAATagatttaattaatgaaaaattaaagccAAAACGAGGTCAATTAAGTCAACAGGAAATCGATTTTCAACGTGAAATTGAAAAAGCATATTTCAGCAGCTTTAATACGTTATACAATTCAACTGATGATGCAGTTAataatcaattcaattcaaGTATTGAGATGCCACTTGAGGCTAACAGCGAATATTGA